One segment of Asterias rubens chromosome 2, eAstRub1.3, whole genome shotgun sequence DNA contains the following:
- the LOC117303087 gene encoding asialoglycoprotein receptor 1-like, with amino-acid sequence MRALCPPGWVTWQDSCYILLPEKMNWTNAFSVCDRPGSAMAIPESQKEQDFIWLEMKTQAIQNGLIEEDENCLWIGCKKDLMNPGQLSCPGKKVDSNYTNWRKNTYRHEGQDCIIMQSNHKGKWGDGTCKHTVFAACEMRVPPPMYCLTADVDGRFTPQCLLNHDIKNLTTKGVIGCGQACWAEPRCHSFNLWQQGKKCQLNDASRLEADVTDFKNMKGCSFFEL; translated from the coding sequence ATGCGGGCCTTGTGTCCTCCCGGCTGGGTTACTTGGCAAGACTCCTGCTACATCTTACTGCCTGAGAAGATGAATTGGACCAATGCGTTCAGTGTTTGCGATCGTCCTGGAAGCGCCATGGCTATACCTGAATCTCAAAAGGAACAAGATTTTATTTGGCTAGAAATGAAAACACAGGCGATACAAAATGGTCTGATTGAAGAAGATGAAAACTGTCTTTGGATTGGGTGTAAGAAAGATCTGATGAATCCTGGACAACTGTCATGTCCTGGTAAGAAAGTTGATTCCAACTACACTAATTGGCGGAAAAACACTTATCGCCATGAGGGCCAGGACTGCATCATAATGCAATCAAACCACAAAGGTAAATGGGGAGATGGTACCTGTAAACATACCGTTTTCGCTGCTTGTGAGATGCGCGTCCCTCCTCCCATGTACTGTCTGACAGCTGACGTTGACGGTCGCTTCACACCGCAGTGTCTGCTGAACCATGACATCAAGAACCTGACAACCAAGGGAGTCATTGGGTGTGGTCAGGCGTGCTGGGCGGAGCCTCGATGCCACTCCTTCAATCTTTGGCAGCAGGGTAAGAAATGTCAGCTTAATGACGCATCCCGCCTGGAGGCTGACGTCACTGATTTCAAGAACATGAAGGGCTGCTCCTTCTTTGAACTATAA